A window of Tautonia plasticadhaerens contains these coding sequences:
- a CDS encoding CvpA family protein, which produces MGMDLILGAIVLVSALRGWFRGFFSQAIRLGGLVGGVYLAGPLRDLARPIAAERMTSMSPELLDRILWWVAAVGSYVVLSGTATGLLSAYSRRMARERAASGVARPAHRGDQSAGFLFGAGKGAVVVAFLAAGIQQYSPEYLKAGGWVGGQVGTSHLLALSERYEPARRIWESKPVRTFVDHVRSMGLGPRSPGEDDPSSAEGDDTRAFASDGPPAPARSPSPMAVDPAPRRPGGEVDLDAALEEVRRDLHRLDSLRDLVPR; this is translated from the coding sequence ATGGGAATGGACCTCATCCTGGGTGCGATCGTGCTGGTATCGGCCCTCCGGGGCTGGTTCCGGGGCTTCTTCTCGCAGGCGATCCGCCTGGGGGGGCTCGTCGGCGGCGTCTACCTCGCCGGACCGTTGCGGGACCTGGCCCGGCCGATCGCCGCCGAGCGGATGACCTCGATGAGCCCCGAGCTGCTCGACCGCATCCTCTGGTGGGTCGCCGCGGTCGGCTCGTACGTCGTCCTCAGCGGCACGGCCACCGGCCTGCTGTCGGCCTACTCTCGACGGATGGCCCGGGAGCGGGCGGCCTCGGGCGTGGCCCGGCCGGCGCACCGGGGCGACCAGTCGGCCGGCTTCCTGTTCGGCGCCGGCAAGGGGGCGGTCGTGGTGGCCTTCCTCGCCGCCGGGATCCAGCAGTACTCCCCCGAGTACCTCAAGGCCGGCGGCTGGGTCGGCGGCCAGGTCGGGACCTCCCACCTGCTCGCCCTCTCCGAGCGATACGAGCCGGCGCGCCGAATCTGGGAATCGAAGCCCGTCCGCACGTTCGTCGACCACGTCCGGTCGATGGGCCTCGGCCCCCGGTCCCCCGGGGAGGATGATCCCTCCTCCGCCGAGGGCGACGACACCCGGGCGTTCGCCTCCGACGGGCCCCCCGCCCCGGCCCGGTCCCCCTCGCCGATGGCCGTCGACCCCGCCCCCCGACGACCCGGCGGCGAGGTCGACCTGGACGCCGCCCTGGAGGAGGTCCGCCGCGACCTCCACCGGCTCGACTCCCTCCGCGACCTCGTCCCCCGCTGA